One Candidatus Omnitrophota bacterium DNA window includes the following coding sequences:
- the tpiA gene encoding triose-phosphate isomerase produces the protein MRKPFIAGNWKMQKTIPEALELVNSLKRELVDVDTIDVAVCPTYVALSEVSDILQNSNIKLGAQNVYWENSGAFTGEISAAMLKDAGCFYAIIGHSERRKYFFETDEMVNKRIKATQAENLIPIVCVGETLEEREANKTISVIEEQLSGGLKGLEAESVERLVLAYEPVWAIGTGKTATPQQAEEVHKFIRNWLAKQYSDQLAANLRIIYGGSVKPSNIKELMQEADIDGALVGGASLDSSSFAQIVKNSL, from the coding sequence ATGAGAAAGCCATTTATAGCCGGAAACTGGAAAATGCAGAAAACCATTCCCGAAGCTTTAGAATTAGTTAATAGTTTAAAACGGGAGTTGGTTGATGTGGACACAATTGATGTAGCAGTATGTCCGACTTACGTAGCCCTTTCAGAAGTTTCTGATATTTTGCAAAATTCTAATATTAAGTTAGGGGCCCAAAACGTATATTGGGAAAATTCCGGAGCTTTCACCGGCGAAATTTCAGCAGCAATGCTTAAAGATGCTGGTTGTTTTTATGCTATCATTGGTCACTCAGAGCGAAGGAAATATTTTTTTGAGACCGATGAGATGGTTAATAAACGAATAAAGGCCACACAAGCTGAAAATCTAATTCCAATTGTTTGTGTTGGTGAGACCTTAGAGGAGCGTGAAGCAAATAAGACTATCTCGGTGATCGAGGAGCAGCTTTCTGGAGGCCTTAAAGGCTTAGAAGCTGAAAGTGTCGAAAGGTTAGTTCTTGCTTATGAGCCAGTATGGGCTATTGGCACTGGAAAGACAGCGACCCCTCAACAGGCTGAAGAAGTCCATAAGTTTATTCGGAACTGGTTAGCTAAACAGTACTCTGATCAGCTAGCGGCTAATTTGAGAATTATTTACGGAGGAAGCGTTAAGCCATCAAACATTAAAGAGCTGATGCAAGAAGCTGATATTGATGGAGCTTTGGTCGGAGGAGCATCTTTAGATAGTAGTTCATTTGCCCAAATAGTTAAGAATTCTCTATAA
- a CDS encoding phosphoglycerate kinase yields the protein MNKKSVTDINLEGKTVLMRVDFNVPLDEHQKITDDSRIKAALETINYCLSKQAKLVLMSHLGRPKGQKKPEYSLKPVAERLSELLAKPVEMLSDCIGEDVKAKVKSLAVGEVVLLENLRFYEQETLNDPDFAKQLASLGDVFVNDAFGTCHRAHASTEGVTHYLESVSGFLVQKEIEYFQKVLTQAEKPFLFILGGAKVADKIPVIENMLERADCIIIGGAMAYTFMKVKGVEIGSSRVELDSIPIVEKILAKAKESKVELVLPLDHVITDNIKESLNVKVTADQTIAEGWIGVDIGPKTIKLFCDKIAQSKTVVWNGPAGIFENEKFAQGTKELALAVAKATAESQVTSVIGGGDTAAAVAKFNLSDKMSHISTGGGASLEYLEGKVLPGIAALSDK from the coding sequence ATGAATAAGAAATCAGTAACCGATATTAATCTAGAGGGCAAGACTGTTTTGATGCGAGTAGACTTTAATGTGCCGCTAGATGAGCATCAGAAGATCACTGACGATTCAAGAATTAAGGCAGCTCTTGAGACAATAAACTATTGTTTATCCAAGCAGGCAAAATTAGTCTTAATGAGCCACTTGGGAAGACCAAAGGGTCAGAAAAAACCAGAGTATAGCCTTAAACCAGTAGCTGAACGTCTTAGTGAATTGTTAGCTAAGCCAGTTGAGATGCTTTCAGATTGTATTGGTGAGGATGTAAAAGCCAAGGTTAAAAGTTTAGCTGTCGGCGAAGTTGTCTTGCTTGAAAATTTAAGATTCTATGAGCAAGAAACACTGAATGATCCTGATTTTGCTAAGCAGTTAGCCTCTTTGGGTGATGTATTTGTTAATGATGCTTTTGGAACTTGTCATCGGGCTCACGCCTCAACGGAAGGGGTAACTCATTACCTTGAATCAGTTTCAGGCTTTTTAGTGCAAAAAGAGATAGAGTATTTTCAGAAAGTTTTAACTCAAGCTGAGAAGCCTTTCTTGTTCATTCTTGGTGGGGCTAAGGTTGCTGATAAGATCCCGGTTATTGAGAATATGCTTGAACGCGCTGACTGTATTATAATCGGCGGAGCCATGGCCTATACCTTTATGAAGGTAAAGGGTGTTGAAATTGGTTCTTCAAGGGTTGAGCTTGATAGTATCCCGATTGTTGAGAAGATACTGGCTAAGGCAAAAGAAAGTAAAGTCGAATTAGTCTTGCCCTTAGATCACGTAATTACTGACAACATTAAAGAGTCTTTAAATGTAAAGGTTACTGCTGATCAAACAATAGCTGAAGGCTGGATCGGTGTTGATATCGGCCCAAAGACAATTAAATTATTTTGTGATAAAATAGCTCAAAGTAAAACAGTTGTTTGGAATGGTCCAGCAGGAATCTTTGAAAATGAAAAGTTTGCTCAAGGCACAAAAGAATTAGCTTTAGCAGTAGCTAAGGCAACGGCCGAGAGCCAAGTTACCTCAGTTATTGGCGGTGGAGATACTGCTGCAGCTGTGGCTAAATTTAATTTAAGTGATAAGATGTCTCACATTTCAACCGGAGGCGGAGCATCCTTAGAGTATTTAGAAGGAAAGGTTTTGCCGGGAATAGCCGCCTTAAGTGATAAATAA
- the gap gene encoding type I glyceraldehyde-3-phosphate dehydrogenase, giving the protein MVKVAINGFGRIGRNVFKVISERKDIEVVAINDLTDAKTLAHLLKYDSVYGKFSKSVSAKEGAIVVDGKEIKILSERDPKNLPWKELGVDLVVESTGVFRKRDQVAMHIEAGAKKAILTVPAKDKVDNTIVLGVNTESLKDEDLIVSNASCTTNCLAPIAKVLQDNFGIVEGLMTTVHAYTNDQRILDFPHSDLRRARSAGLSIIPTTTGAAKAVGLVIPELDGKLNGLAMRVPVPTGSIVDLTVKLVKDPSIEEVNSAMKKAADGPMKGILEYCQDPIVSADVIGNTHSSVYDSLSIIKLGQGFFKLLSWYDNEWGYSCRVVDLIPYMIK; this is encoded by the coding sequence ATGGTAAAAGTAGCAATTAATGGTTTTGGCAGAATTGGTAGAAATGTTTTTAAGGTAATTAGTGAAAGAAAAGATATTGAAGTAGTCGCTATCAATGATTTAACTGATGCGAAAACTTTAGCCCATCTTTTAAAGTATGACTCAGTATATGGAAAGTTTTCTAAATCAGTGAGCGCAAAAGAAGGGGCAATTGTAGTTGATGGCAAGGAAATAAAGATACTTTCTGAAAGAGATCCTAAGAATCTTCCTTGGAAAGAATTAGGGGTAGATTTAGTTGTTGAATCAACTGGAGTTTTCAGAAAGCGTGATCAGGTTGCTATGCATATTGAAGCCGGAGCGAAAAAGGCTATCCTCACGGTGCCGGCTAAAGATAAAGTTGACAACACAATCGTTTTGGGTGTTAATACCGAAAGCTTAAAAGATGAAGATTTGATCGTTTCTAATGCATCTTGTACTACTAATTGCCTTGCACCAATAGCGAAAGTTTTGCAGGATAATTTTGGAATCGTCGAAGGTTTGATGACAACCGTACATGCTTATACTAATGATCAAAGAATTCTTGATTTTCCGCATTCGGATTTAAGACGAGCTCGTTCAGCCGGTCTTTCAATTATTCCGACTACTACCGGGGCAGCTAAGGCAGTTGGCTTAGTAATTCCTGAATTAGACGGAAAGCTTAATGGGCTGGCTATGCGAGTTCCGGTTCCAACCGGTTCGATTGTTGATTTAACTGTAAAGCTAGTTAAAGATCCTTCGATAGAAGAGGTTAACAGTGCCATGAAAAAAGCCGCTGATGGCCCGATGAAGGGAATTTTAGAGTATTGCCAAGATCCAATAGTTTCAGCAGACGTAATCGGGAATACTCATTCTTCAGTTTATGATTCTTTGAGTATAATTAAGTTAGGTCAGGGATTTTTTAAGCTTCTTTCTTGGTATGACAATGAATGGGGATATTCATGTCGAGTGGTTGATCTAATTCCCTATATGATTAAGTAA
- the galT gene encoding galactose-1-phosphate uridylyltransferase, whose protein sequence is MGELRLDPITARWVIISTEKNFGPDNYEVEKLDIKEGMCPFCEGKEKMTPPEVDADRPKGSKPDTTGWQTRTVPNKYPALADEDNLGKTGVGIFDMMNGVGKHEVIIEGTDHSKQLADLTIEQIKKVIGVYKRRSIALSKDERFKYVLIFKNYGLVAGASLEHSHTQLISLPIVPRRVDEELKCSHRHFDYKERCIFCDMILQEIEHRHREVCENKDFIAFCPFASRSPFEIVIMPKQHQADFTDISEAAIDNFARILKEVLTRIKLVLGNPPYNFIIHTNPVDKAESQEWYHWHVEVMPKLSKIAGFEWGTGFYINPTSPEVASSYLKKVEIK, encoded by the coding sequence ATGGGTGAATTAAGATTAGATCCGATTACGGCTCGTTGGGTTATTATCAGCACCGAAAAGAACTTTGGCCCTGATAATTATGAGGTAGAGAAGCTTGATATTAAAGAAGGGATGTGTCCTTTTTGTGAAGGAAAGGAAAAAATGACTCCGCCTGAGGTTGACGCTGATCGTCCGAAAGGTAGCAAGCCCGACACTACTGGTTGGCAGACACGCACCGTACCTAATAAATATCCGGCCTTAGCTGATGAAGACAACCTAGGTAAAACTGGCGTAGGCATTTTTGATATGATGAACGGCGTAGGAAAGCATGAAGTTATTATTGAGGGAACTGATCACTCTAAGCAGTTAGCTGACCTAACTATTGAGCAGATTAAAAAAGTAATCGGAGTTTATAAGCGTCGAAGCATTGCTCTAAGTAAAGATGAGCGATTTAAATATGTTCTTATTTTTAAAAATTACGGTCTAGTCGCCGGAGCATCACTTGAGCATAGCCACACTCAGCTTATTTCATTGCCAATTGTTCCCCGGAGGGTAGATGAAGAACTTAAATGCTCTCATCGTCACTTTGACTATAAGGAGCGCTGTATATTCTGCGATATGATCTTACAGGAAATTGAACATCGACATCGGGAGGTTTGTGAGAACAAAGATTTTATTGCTTTTTGTCCTTTTGCCTCGCGTTCTCCTTTTGAGATAGTTATTATGCCTAAACAGCATCAGGCTGATTTTACCGATATTTCCGAAGCAGCCATAGATAATTTTGCCCGTATTTTGAAAGAGGTGCTTACTAGAATTAAACTAGTTTTAGGGAATCCACCCTATAACTTTATTATTCATACCAACCCCGTTGACAAAGCTGAAAGTCAAGAATGGTATCATTGGCATGTTGAAGTTATGCCTAAATTGAGTAAGATTGCTGGTTTTGAATGGGGAACTGGTTTCTATATAAATCCTACCTCGCCAGAGGTAGCCAGTAGTTATTTGAAGAAAGTAGAGATAAAATAA